Genomic window (Dehalobacter sp. 12DCB1):
ATCGAGCGCAATAATATATTTTTGGACCATTTGTGTTCCTCCATTAACCAGTTCATTAATGAGCCAAAGCCCGAATACTTTCCGCAAATAATTTTATTATACTATAATTAATGAGAAAACAGGCCAAAATAGTTCCAATCAGTGCCCGATTAAGCTGAATAGATGAACACGGCAACCAGAATTATCTGAGGAAAGAAGTGTTAGGCTATGCAAAATTGGCAGGAAAAAGCAGCCATACTTGTTGATAAGTATGTAGCTCCTCAAGGAGTTCATGACAAACGCATCCTGAACGCCATTAAAAAAATCCCCAGACATTTGTTCATTCCTGAAGATTTATGGCCCTACAGTTATAATGATGAACCGCTTCCGATTGGAGAGAAGCAGACAATCTCCCAGCCCTTTATTGTCGCTAAAATGACCGAACTATTGGCTTTGGAACCTGGCGACAAAGTCCTTGAAATAGGTACGGGTTCCGGATATCAGTCTGCTTTGCTTGCCCAGATGGGTATGGCCGTGACAACCATCGAAAGAATCGAAGCGCTCGCCCTTAAAGTTCGAATATTATTTGAACAGCTGAACTATCCGATCTGCAGTATTATTGCTGACGGCCGAAATGGCTATGAACCGAATGCACCGTACCGGGGACTCATTGTAACGGCAGCAGCACCAGTCATTGAACATTCCTGGCTTGAACAACTCGATGTCGGAGGGAAAATCGTTGTCCCGCTTGAGGCTGATGAAGGGCTAGCCTGTCAGCGTTTACTGGTTAGACAAAAGACCAGTACAAATCCCGAAGGCTATATTGACAACTGGGATGACTACTGCCGCTTTGTACCACTGCTCTCTGGGACAGAATAGCAGCGGGGACAAAGGATACTCTTCCCACCGGTCTATTTTCCGTACTTAAGCAGCCTCTTAGTGGCAAATTCTATCCATTTGCTGTCCGGCTGTCCATAATTGCTGTAAGGATGAATAGCGATCCCTCCTCTGGGACTAAATTCTCCTATAACCTCGATGTATCTGGGTTCAAGCAGTCGGATCAGGTCCTTCATGATGATATTAACGACATCTTCGTGGAAATCTCCATGGTTTCGGAAACTAAAAAGATATAGCTTCAACGATTTGCTTTCTACTAATTTTTGATCCGGAATGTAATTGATGATCATCGTTCCAAAATCCGGCTGGCCGGTAATCGGACACAAGCTGGTAAATTCAGGGCAATTTAAACGGACAAAATAGTCATTATCGGGATGCTTGTTAGCAAAGCTCTCCAGTATGGCCGGATCATAGTCAAAAACATAGTACGTTTGTCCCGATCCTAGAAGTGACAGACCCTCAGTTTCCTTGTTTTTCATTTCCGGTAACCTCCCAGCGGTTCTTAATCATAAACAGAATGCTTATTCCAAGCACTTGCATCAGACTCTTAACAGCAAACTGTCCGAGTACTGCATTCGGCACAAAATCCCAGGTCAGGATGCCTGAAATAAGCGGGGACAGACCAATTAATATAAAAACTACACTATCAAGAAAACTGCTGACAATCCCGCTCGCAAACACTTTGCGCAGGAAAGATCCTTTAAGCCTTGTATAAATTTCCGTATCTGCCGACTCCGAGATCAAAAAGGAAATGGCTGAAGCTATAGTAATGGTTAAAGTATCTCCGAGAAATTTGGAGGAAACAGCCGATAGGACAAGAGCCGTGATAATCGCCAGATAAGCAGTTTTTCGCCCATACTTGCGCTGGATAATATCCCTAAGTACCAGTGTCACCCC
Coding sequences:
- a CDS encoding protein-L-isoaspartate(D-aspartate) O-methyltransferase, producing the protein MQNWQEKAAILVDKYVAPQGVHDKRILNAIKKIPRHLFIPEDLWPYSYNDEPLPIGEKQTISQPFIVAKMTELLALEPGDKVLEIGTGSGYQSALLAQMGMAVTTIERIEALALKVRILFEQLNYPICSIIADGRNGYEPNAPYRGLIVTAAAPVIEHSWLEQLDVGGKIVVPLEADEGLACQRLLVRQKTSTNPEGYIDNWDDYCRFVPLLSGTE
- the queF gene encoding preQ(1) synthase; this encodes MKNKETEGLSLLGSGQTYYVFDYDPAILESFANKHPDNDYFVRLNCPEFTSLCPITGQPDFGTMIINYIPDQKLVESKSLKLYLFSFRNHGDFHEDVVNIIMKDLIRLLEPRYIEVIGEFSPRGGIAIHPYSNYGQPDSKWIEFATKRLLKYGK
- a CDS encoding VUT family protein, which codes for MLLILYLAAIIIANIITAALVPLQVGPFLIPYGSWLIGVTLVLRDIIQRKYGRKTAYLAIITALVLSAVSSKFLGDTLTITIASAISFLISESADTEIYTRLKGSFLRKVFASGIVSSFLDSVVFILIGLSPLISGILTWDFVPNAVLGQFAVKSLMQVLGISILFMIKNRWEVTGNEKQGN